In one Brienomyrus brachyistius isolate T26 chromosome 5, BBRACH_0.4, whole genome shotgun sequence genomic region, the following are encoded:
- the l3mbtl2 gene encoding lethal(3)malignant brain tumor-like protein 2 isoform X1, which produces MKTRRQPFYRGTIMTIDCCVFGCGNSNKKNPLLSFFCIPSVRKNQGKETEELTERRRKAWLKAINRKNLNDDTIRKWHVVCSEHFITGAPAYMHDEVNPDWVPHLNLSYTKDSPAAKCSTANRYIRHKQRNQCTTTSESKKRKDSGCTQTTNPVPMDTDGKGGTEDDKEAEEAADEEEQEKHLGEMMVDLPSNNTEHAPKEDGPAVCEMCGMVGTKDAFFSKTKRFCSVSCSRSYSSNSKKASILARLQGKPPTKKAKVLHKAAWSSKIGTLLYSQGIGQLLDGTVTGQDAVAVGFDWGTYLKESGFQAAPVTCFRHVPLYTQWEDISVGLKVEVLNSDAVLPSKVYWIASILRLAGYKALLRYEGFEKEDSHDFWCNLGTVDIHPIGWCAVNGKLLVPPLTIHQRIKNWKMYLMKKLVGAQTLPVDFYIKMAESMKYPFRQGMRVEVVDRSLVSRTRTAVVDAVIGGRLRLLYEDAGLEAGGEALADFWCHMWSPLLHPVGWSRKVGHIIKSTDKRIDMSGHPTFRKIYCDSVPHLFKKVRTVYMEGGFFEEGMKLEAIDPLNLGNICVATVRKVLLDGYLMVGIDGVEIGDGSDWFCYHASSHAILPVGFCDKHNIPLTLPPGYDRVTFTWAKYLEETGASAAPARLFNTDCLGHGFAAGMKLEAVDLMEPRLICVATVRRCAGRLLLLHFDGWEPEFDQWVDCQSPDIYPVGWCEITGYQLQPPIGSAESIPAEEAPKKHKPLGKKKKRLVKKKLASLISKNLPPPRTRPAALPSDRPSDRPTDAPSDQPSDHPSDRPTDAPSNQPSDLPLKTEPVEEEIIAVKVKEEELESEIPLQEPGVPETSLGEANQEPAE; this is translated from the exons ATGAAAACGAGGCGGCAGCCATTTTACCGGGGAACAATCATGACCATCGACTGTTGTGTGTTTGGCTGTGGTAACAGCAACAAGAAAAACCCACTTCTGAGTTTCTTTTGTATACCTTCGGTTCGTAAAAACCAAGGCAAAGAAACCGAAGAACTAACGGAAAGGCGACGGAAAGCCTGGCTAAAAGCCATAAATCGAAAGAACCTGAACGACGATACTATCAGGAAGTGGCACGTTGTGTGTTCCGAGCATTTCATTACAG GAGCACCAGCATATATGCATGATGAAGTCAACCCTGATTGGGTTCCTCACCTAAACCTAAGCTATACTAAGGATTCACCAGCGGCAAAATGTAGTACCGCCAACCGATATATTCGGCACAAGCAAAGGAATCAATGCACTACAACTAGCGAATCCAAAAAGAGAAAG GACTCGGGCTGCACACAGACGACAAATCCGGTGCCCATGGACACGGATGGCAAGGGAGGGACAGAGGATGATAAGGAGGCCGAGGAAGcggcggatgaagaggagcaggaaaaGCACCTTGGGGAGATGATGGTGGACCTCCCCTCGAATAACACTGAGCATGCTCCCAAGGAGGACGGGCCCG CTGTGTGCGAGATGTGTGGCATGGTGGGCACCAAAGACGCCTTCTTCTCAAAGACCAAGCGCTTCTGCAGTGTCTCCTGTTCTCGCTCGTACTCCTCCAACTCCAAGAAGGCCTCCATACTGGCACGACTGCAG GGGAAACCGCCCACCAAGAAGGCCAAGGTTCTGCACAAAGCTGCCTGGTCCTCCAAGATCGGGACTCTGCTCTACTCCCAGGGCATCGGACAGCTGCTGGATGGTACCGTCACCGGGCAAGACG CTGTGGCCGTGGGCTTCGACTGGGGCACATACCTGAAGGAGAGCGGCTTCCAAGCCGCCCCGGTCACCTGCTTCAGACAT GTGCCCCTTTACACTCAGTGGGAAGACATCTCTGTGGGCCTGAAGGTGGAGGTCCTCAACAGCGACGCCGTGCTGCCCAGCAAGGTCTACTGGATCGCTTCCATTCTGCGGCTCGCAG GCTACAAGGCCCTGCTGCGGTACGAAGGCTTCGAGAAGGAAGACAGTCACGACTTCTGGTGCAACCTGGGCACCGTGGACATCCACCCCATTGGCTGGTGCGCTGTCAACGGCAAGCTGCTGGTGCCGCCACTGA CCATACATCAGCGCATCAAAAACTGGAAGATGTACCTGATGAAGAAGCTGGTGGGGGCGCAAACTCTGCCTGTGGACTTCTACATCAAG ATGGCGGAGAGCATGAAGTACCCATTCCGGCAGGGCATGCGGGTGGAGGTGGTGGACCGGAGCCTGGTGAGCCGCACGCGCACGGCCGTGGTGGACGCGGTGATCGGCGGCCGGCTGCGGCTGCTGTACGAGGACGCGGGCCTGGAGGCCGGCGGCGAGGCGCTCGCTGACTTCTGGTGCCACATGTGGAGCCCCCTGCTGCATCCCGTGGGCTGGTCCCGCAAGGTGGGGCACATCATCAAGAGCACAG ACAAGCGTATCGACATGAGCGGCCACCCCACCTTCCGCAAGATTTACTGCGACAGCGTGCCGCATCTTTTTAAGAAG GTGCGGACGGTCTACATGGAGGGGGGGTTCTTTGAGGAGGGGATGAAACTGGAGGCGATCGACCCTTTGAACCTGGGGAATATCTGTGTGGCCACTGTGCGGAAG GTGCTCCTGGACGGATACCTAATGGTGGGCATCGACGGGGTGGAAATCGGGGACGGATCCGACTGGTTCTGCTACCACGCCTCCTCCCACGCCATCCTGCCCGTTGGCTTCTGTGACAAGCACAACATTCCCCTAACGCTGCCCCCTG GGTACGACAGGGTGACTTTCACGTGGGCTAAATACCTGGAAGAGACGGGCGCGAGTGCTGCACCTGCACGCCTCTTTAACACG gACTGCCTGGGCCACGGCTTTGCCGCAGGAATGAAGCTGGAGGCAGTGGATCTGATGGAGCCGCGGCTCATCTGCGTGGCCACCGTGAGGCGCTGTGCCGGCCGCCTCTTACTGCTGCACTTCGATGGCTGGGAGCCCGAGTTCGACCAATGGGTTGACTGCCAGTCTCCTGACATCTACCCCGTGGGCTGGTGCGAGATCACCGGCTACCAGCTGCAGCCGCCCATTGGCTCCG CAGAATCCATCCCAGCTGAAGAAGCACCCAAGAAgcacaaaccactggggaaaaagA AGAAGAGGCTAGTGAAGAAGAAGCTGGCCAGTCTAATCTCCAAAAACCTGCCCCCACCTCGTACCCGCCCAGCTGCCCTGCCCAGTGACCGTCCCAGTGATCGGCCCACCGACGCGCCCTCTGATCAGCCCAGTGACCATCCCAGTGATCGGCCCACCGACGCGCCCTCTAATCAGCCCAGTGATCTGCCCCTGAAGACTGAGCCGGTTGAAGAGGAGA TCATCGCGGTGAAGGTGAAGGAAGAGGAGCTAGAGTCTGAAATCCCCCTCCAGGAGCCCGGGGTCCCAGAAACGTCGCTGGGGGAGGCGAACCAGGAGCCCGCAGAGTGA
- the l3mbtl2 gene encoding lethal(3)malignant brain tumor-like protein 2 isoform X7 encodes MHDEVNPDWVPHLNLSYTKDSPAAKCSTANRYIRHKQRNQCTTTSESKKRKDSGCTQTTNPVPMDTDGKGGTEDDKEAEEAADEEEQEKHLGEMMVDLPSNNTEHAPKEDGPAVCEMCGMVGTKDAFFSKTKRFCSVSCSRSYSSNSKKASILARLQGKPPTKKAKVLHKAAWSSKIGTLLYSQGIGQLLDGTVTGQDAVAVGFDWGTYLKESGFQAAPVTCFRHVPLYTQWEDISVGLKVEVLNSDAVLPSKVYWIASILRLAGYKALLRYEGFEKEDSHDFWCNLGTVDIHPIGWCAVNGKLLVPPLTIHQRIKNWKMYLMKKLVGAQTLPVDFYIKMAESMKYPFRQGMRVEVVDRSLVSRTRTAVVDAVIGGRLRLLYEDAGLEAGGEALADFWCHMWSPLLHPVGWSRKVGHIIKSTDKRIDMSGHPTFRKIYCDSVPHLFKKVRTVYMEGGFFEEGMKLEAIDPLNLGNICVATVRKVLLDGYLMVGIDGVEIGDGSDWFCYHASSHAILPVGFCDKHNIPLTLPPGYDRVTFTWAKYLEETGASAAPARLFNTDCLGHGFAAGMKLEAVDLMEPRLICVATVRRCAGRLLLLHFDGWEPEFDQWVDCQSPDIYPVGWCEITGYQLQPPIGSAESIPAEEAPKKHKPLGKKKKRLVKKKLASLISKNLPPPRTRPAALPSDRPSDRPTDAPSDQPSDHPSDRPTDAPSNQPSDLPLKTEPVEEEIIAVKVKEEELESEIPLQEPGVPETSLGEANQEPAE; translated from the exons ATGCATGATGAAGTCAACCCTGATTGGGTTCCTCACCTAAACCTAAGCTATACTAAGGATTCACCAGCGGCAAAATGTAGTACCGCCAACCGATATATTCGGCACAAGCAAAGGAATCAATGCACTACAACTAGCGAATCCAAAAAGAGAAAG GACTCGGGCTGCACACAGACGACAAATCCGGTGCCCATGGACACGGATGGCAAGGGAGGGACAGAGGATGATAAGGAGGCCGAGGAAGcggcggatgaagaggagcaggaaaaGCACCTTGGGGAGATGATGGTGGACCTCCCCTCGAATAACACTGAGCATGCTCCCAAGGAGGACGGGCCCG CTGTGTGCGAGATGTGTGGCATGGTGGGCACCAAAGACGCCTTCTTCTCAAAGACCAAGCGCTTCTGCAGTGTCTCCTGTTCTCGCTCGTACTCCTCCAACTCCAAGAAGGCCTCCATACTGGCACGACTGCAG GGGAAACCGCCCACCAAGAAGGCCAAGGTTCTGCACAAAGCTGCCTGGTCCTCCAAGATCGGGACTCTGCTCTACTCCCAGGGCATCGGACAGCTGCTGGATGGTACCGTCACCGGGCAAGACG CTGTGGCCGTGGGCTTCGACTGGGGCACATACCTGAAGGAGAGCGGCTTCCAAGCCGCCCCGGTCACCTGCTTCAGACAT GTGCCCCTTTACACTCAGTGGGAAGACATCTCTGTGGGCCTGAAGGTGGAGGTCCTCAACAGCGACGCCGTGCTGCCCAGCAAGGTCTACTGGATCGCTTCCATTCTGCGGCTCGCAG GCTACAAGGCCCTGCTGCGGTACGAAGGCTTCGAGAAGGAAGACAGTCACGACTTCTGGTGCAACCTGGGCACCGTGGACATCCACCCCATTGGCTGGTGCGCTGTCAACGGCAAGCTGCTGGTGCCGCCACTGA CCATACATCAGCGCATCAAAAACTGGAAGATGTACCTGATGAAGAAGCTGGTGGGGGCGCAAACTCTGCCTGTGGACTTCTACATCAAG ATGGCGGAGAGCATGAAGTACCCATTCCGGCAGGGCATGCGGGTGGAGGTGGTGGACCGGAGCCTGGTGAGCCGCACGCGCACGGCCGTGGTGGACGCGGTGATCGGCGGCCGGCTGCGGCTGCTGTACGAGGACGCGGGCCTGGAGGCCGGCGGCGAGGCGCTCGCTGACTTCTGGTGCCACATGTGGAGCCCCCTGCTGCATCCCGTGGGCTGGTCCCGCAAGGTGGGGCACATCATCAAGAGCACAG ACAAGCGTATCGACATGAGCGGCCACCCCACCTTCCGCAAGATTTACTGCGACAGCGTGCCGCATCTTTTTAAGAAG GTGCGGACGGTCTACATGGAGGGGGGGTTCTTTGAGGAGGGGATGAAACTGGAGGCGATCGACCCTTTGAACCTGGGGAATATCTGTGTGGCCACTGTGCGGAAG GTGCTCCTGGACGGATACCTAATGGTGGGCATCGACGGGGTGGAAATCGGGGACGGATCCGACTGGTTCTGCTACCACGCCTCCTCCCACGCCATCCTGCCCGTTGGCTTCTGTGACAAGCACAACATTCCCCTAACGCTGCCCCCTG GGTACGACAGGGTGACTTTCACGTGGGCTAAATACCTGGAAGAGACGGGCGCGAGTGCTGCACCTGCACGCCTCTTTAACACG gACTGCCTGGGCCACGGCTTTGCCGCAGGAATGAAGCTGGAGGCAGTGGATCTGATGGAGCCGCGGCTCATCTGCGTGGCCACCGTGAGGCGCTGTGCCGGCCGCCTCTTACTGCTGCACTTCGATGGCTGGGAGCCCGAGTTCGACCAATGGGTTGACTGCCAGTCTCCTGACATCTACCCCGTGGGCTGGTGCGAGATCACCGGCTACCAGCTGCAGCCGCCCATTGGCTCCG CAGAATCCATCCCAGCTGAAGAAGCACCCAAGAAgcacaaaccactggggaaaaagA AGAAGAGGCTAGTGAAGAAGAAGCTGGCCAGTCTAATCTCCAAAAACCTGCCCCCACCTCGTACCCGCCCAGCTGCCCTGCCCAGTGACCGTCCCAGTGATCGGCCCACCGACGCGCCCTCTGATCAGCCCAGTGACCATCCCAGTGATCGGCCCACCGACGCGCCCTCTAATCAGCCCAGTGATCTGCCCCTGAAGACTGAGCCGGTTGAAGAGGAGA TCATCGCGGTGAAGGTGAAGGAAGAGGAGCTAGAGTCTGAAATCCCCCTCCAGGAGCCCGGGGTCCCAGAAACGTCGCTGGGGGAGGCGAACCAGGAGCCCGCAGAGTGA
- the l3mbtl2 gene encoding lethal(3)malignant brain tumor-like protein 2 isoform X3 produces the protein MPNRCVAYGCGKTHEDNVSLFRFPKDPVEYHKWEKQVQRTRADWLAKASSHLCSDHFGKECFEPKPLAGVKTPCPKTSLKLKDGAVPTIFIQPPCQSCSGDAVDCRSCSSRGRWRAVATEPHAVEADSGCTQTTNPVPMDTDGKGGTEDDKEAEEAADEEEQEKHLGEMMVDLPSNNTEHAPKEDGPAVCEMCGMVGTKDAFFSKTKRFCSVSCSRSYSSNSKKASILARLQGKPPTKKAKVLHKAAWSSKIGTLLYSQGIGQLLDGTVTGQDAVAVGFDWGTYLKESGFQAAPVTCFRHVPLYTQWEDISVGLKVEVLNSDAVLPSKVYWIASILRLAGYKALLRYEGFEKEDSHDFWCNLGTVDIHPIGWCAVNGKLLVPPLTIHQRIKNWKMYLMKKLVGAQTLPVDFYIKMAESMKYPFRQGMRVEVVDRSLVSRTRTAVVDAVIGGRLRLLYEDAGLEAGGEALADFWCHMWSPLLHPVGWSRKVGHIIKSTDKRIDMSGHPTFRKIYCDSVPHLFKKVRTVYMEGGFFEEGMKLEAIDPLNLGNICVATVRKVLLDGYLMVGIDGVEIGDGSDWFCYHASSHAILPVGFCDKHNIPLTLPPGYDRVTFTWAKYLEETGASAAPARLFNTDCLGHGFAAGMKLEAVDLMEPRLICVATVRRCAGRLLLLHFDGWEPEFDQWVDCQSPDIYPVGWCEITGYQLQPPIGSAESIPAEEAPKKHKPLGKKKKRLVKKKLASLISKNLPPPRTRPAALPSDRPSDRPTDAPSDQPSDHPSDRPTDAPSNQPSDLPLKTEPVEEEIIAVKVKEEELESEIPLQEPGVPETSLGEANQEPAE, from the exons ATGCCGAACCGCTGTGTAGCGTATGGGTGCGGAAAGACCCACGAAGACAACGTGAGCCTGTTCCGATTCCCCAAAGACCCGGTGGAGTATCACAAGTGGGAGAAGCAGGTGCAGAGGACACGGGCGGACTGGCTGGCCAAGGCTTCCTCACACCTGTGCAGTGATCACTTTGGCAAGGAGTGTTTCGAGCCCAAACCGCTAGCAGGGGTAAAGACTCCTTGCCCTAAAACGTCCCTGAAGCTGAAGGATGGCGCCGTGCCGACCATTTTCATACAGCCCCCTTGCCAGAGCTGCTCTGGTGACGCTGTGGACTGTAGATCCTGCTCCTCCAGAGGGAGATGGCGGGCCGTGGCCACTGAGCCGCACGCTGTGGAGGCG GACTCGGGCTGCACACAGACGACAAATCCGGTGCCCATGGACACGGATGGCAAGGGAGGGACAGAGGATGATAAGGAGGCCGAGGAAGcggcggatgaagaggagcaggaaaaGCACCTTGGGGAGATGATGGTGGACCTCCCCTCGAATAACACTGAGCATGCTCCCAAGGAGGACGGGCCCG CTGTGTGCGAGATGTGTGGCATGGTGGGCACCAAAGACGCCTTCTTCTCAAAGACCAAGCGCTTCTGCAGTGTCTCCTGTTCTCGCTCGTACTCCTCCAACTCCAAGAAGGCCTCCATACTGGCACGACTGCAG GGGAAACCGCCCACCAAGAAGGCCAAGGTTCTGCACAAAGCTGCCTGGTCCTCCAAGATCGGGACTCTGCTCTACTCCCAGGGCATCGGACAGCTGCTGGATGGTACCGTCACCGGGCAAGACG CTGTGGCCGTGGGCTTCGACTGGGGCACATACCTGAAGGAGAGCGGCTTCCAAGCCGCCCCGGTCACCTGCTTCAGACAT GTGCCCCTTTACACTCAGTGGGAAGACATCTCTGTGGGCCTGAAGGTGGAGGTCCTCAACAGCGACGCCGTGCTGCCCAGCAAGGTCTACTGGATCGCTTCCATTCTGCGGCTCGCAG GCTACAAGGCCCTGCTGCGGTACGAAGGCTTCGAGAAGGAAGACAGTCACGACTTCTGGTGCAACCTGGGCACCGTGGACATCCACCCCATTGGCTGGTGCGCTGTCAACGGCAAGCTGCTGGTGCCGCCACTGA CCATACATCAGCGCATCAAAAACTGGAAGATGTACCTGATGAAGAAGCTGGTGGGGGCGCAAACTCTGCCTGTGGACTTCTACATCAAG ATGGCGGAGAGCATGAAGTACCCATTCCGGCAGGGCATGCGGGTGGAGGTGGTGGACCGGAGCCTGGTGAGCCGCACGCGCACGGCCGTGGTGGACGCGGTGATCGGCGGCCGGCTGCGGCTGCTGTACGAGGACGCGGGCCTGGAGGCCGGCGGCGAGGCGCTCGCTGACTTCTGGTGCCACATGTGGAGCCCCCTGCTGCATCCCGTGGGCTGGTCCCGCAAGGTGGGGCACATCATCAAGAGCACAG ACAAGCGTATCGACATGAGCGGCCACCCCACCTTCCGCAAGATTTACTGCGACAGCGTGCCGCATCTTTTTAAGAAG GTGCGGACGGTCTACATGGAGGGGGGGTTCTTTGAGGAGGGGATGAAACTGGAGGCGATCGACCCTTTGAACCTGGGGAATATCTGTGTGGCCACTGTGCGGAAG GTGCTCCTGGACGGATACCTAATGGTGGGCATCGACGGGGTGGAAATCGGGGACGGATCCGACTGGTTCTGCTACCACGCCTCCTCCCACGCCATCCTGCCCGTTGGCTTCTGTGACAAGCACAACATTCCCCTAACGCTGCCCCCTG GGTACGACAGGGTGACTTTCACGTGGGCTAAATACCTGGAAGAGACGGGCGCGAGTGCTGCACCTGCACGCCTCTTTAACACG gACTGCCTGGGCCACGGCTTTGCCGCAGGAATGAAGCTGGAGGCAGTGGATCTGATGGAGCCGCGGCTCATCTGCGTGGCCACCGTGAGGCGCTGTGCCGGCCGCCTCTTACTGCTGCACTTCGATGGCTGGGAGCCCGAGTTCGACCAATGGGTTGACTGCCAGTCTCCTGACATCTACCCCGTGGGCTGGTGCGAGATCACCGGCTACCAGCTGCAGCCGCCCATTGGCTCCG CAGAATCCATCCCAGCTGAAGAAGCACCCAAGAAgcacaaaccactggggaaaaagA AGAAGAGGCTAGTGAAGAAGAAGCTGGCCAGTCTAATCTCCAAAAACCTGCCCCCACCTCGTACCCGCCCAGCTGCCCTGCCCAGTGACCGTCCCAGTGATCGGCCCACCGACGCGCCCTCTGATCAGCCCAGTGACCATCCCAGTGATCGGCCCACCGACGCGCCCTCTAATCAGCCCAGTGATCTGCCCCTGAAGACTGAGCCGGTTGAAGAGGAGA TCATCGCGGTGAAGGTGAAGGAAGAGGAGCTAGAGTCTGAAATCCCCCTCCAGGAGCCCGGGGTCCCAGAAACGTCGCTGGGGGAGGCGAACCAGGAGCCCGCAGAGTGA
- the l3mbtl2 gene encoding lethal(3)malignant brain tumor-like protein 2 isoform X8, whose protein sequence is MPNRCVAYGCGKTHEDNVSLFRFPKDPVEYHKWEKQVQRTRADWLAKASSHLCSDHFGKECFEPKPLAGVKTPCPKTSLKLKDGAVPTIFIQPPCQSCSGDAVDCRSCSSRGRWRAVATEPHAVEADSGCTQTTNPVPMDTDGKGGTEDDKEAEEAADEEEQEKHLGEMMVDLPSNNTEHAPKEDGPAVCEMCGMVGTKDAFFSKTKRFCSVSCSRSYSSNSKKASILARLQGKPPTKKAKVLHKAAWSSKIGTLLYSQGIGQLLDGTVTGQDAVAVGFDWGTYLKESGFQAAPVTCFRHVPLYTQWEDISVGLKVEVLNSDAVLPSKVYWIASILRLAGYKALLRYEGFEKEDSHDFWCNLGTVDIHPIGWCAVNGKLLVPPLTIHQRIKNWKMYLMKKLVGAQTLPVDFYIKMAESMKYPFRQGMRVEVVDRSLVSRTRTAVVDAVIGGRLRLLYEDAGLEAGGEALADFWCHMWSPLLHPVGWSRKVGHIIKSTDKRIDMSGHPTFRKIYCDSVPHLFKKVRTVYMEGGFFEEGMKLEAIDPLNLGNICVATVRKVLLDGYLMVGIDGVEIGDGSDWFCYHASSHAILPVGFCDKHNIPLTLPPGYDRVTFTWAKYLEETGASAAPARLFNTDCLGHGFAAGMKLEAVDLMEPRLICVATVRRCAGRLLLLHFDGWEPEFDQWVDCQSPDIYPVGWCEITGYQLQPPIGSESIPAEEAPKKHKPLGKKKKRLVKKKLASLISKNLPPPRTRPAALPSDRPSDRPTDAPSDQPSDHPSDRPTDAPSNQPSDLPLKTEPVEEEIIAVKVKEEELESEIPLQEPGVPETSLGEANQEPAE, encoded by the exons ATGCCGAACCGCTGTGTAGCGTATGGGTGCGGAAAGACCCACGAAGACAACGTGAGCCTGTTCCGATTCCCCAAAGACCCGGTGGAGTATCACAAGTGGGAGAAGCAGGTGCAGAGGACACGGGCGGACTGGCTGGCCAAGGCTTCCTCACACCTGTGCAGTGATCACTTTGGCAAGGAGTGTTTCGAGCCCAAACCGCTAGCAGGGGTAAAGACTCCTTGCCCTAAAACGTCCCTGAAGCTGAAGGATGGCGCCGTGCCGACCATTTTCATACAGCCCCCTTGCCAGAGCTGCTCTGGTGACGCTGTGGACTGTAGATCCTGCTCCTCCAGAGGGAGATGGCGGGCCGTGGCCACTGAGCCGCACGCTGTGGAGGCG GACTCGGGCTGCACACAGACGACAAATCCGGTGCCCATGGACACGGATGGCAAGGGAGGGACAGAGGATGATAAGGAGGCCGAGGAAGcggcggatgaagaggagcaggaaaaGCACCTTGGGGAGATGATGGTGGACCTCCCCTCGAATAACACTGAGCATGCTCCCAAGGAGGACGGGCCCG CTGTGTGCGAGATGTGTGGCATGGTGGGCACCAAAGACGCCTTCTTCTCAAAGACCAAGCGCTTCTGCAGTGTCTCCTGTTCTCGCTCGTACTCCTCCAACTCCAAGAAGGCCTCCATACTGGCACGACTGCAG GGGAAACCGCCCACCAAGAAGGCCAAGGTTCTGCACAAAGCTGCCTGGTCCTCCAAGATCGGGACTCTGCTCTACTCCCAGGGCATCGGACAGCTGCTGGATGGTACCGTCACCGGGCAAGACG CTGTGGCCGTGGGCTTCGACTGGGGCACATACCTGAAGGAGAGCGGCTTCCAAGCCGCCCCGGTCACCTGCTTCAGACAT GTGCCCCTTTACACTCAGTGGGAAGACATCTCTGTGGGCCTGAAGGTGGAGGTCCTCAACAGCGACGCCGTGCTGCCCAGCAAGGTCTACTGGATCGCTTCCATTCTGCGGCTCGCAG GCTACAAGGCCCTGCTGCGGTACGAAGGCTTCGAGAAGGAAGACAGTCACGACTTCTGGTGCAACCTGGGCACCGTGGACATCCACCCCATTGGCTGGTGCGCTGTCAACGGCAAGCTGCTGGTGCCGCCACTGA CCATACATCAGCGCATCAAAAACTGGAAGATGTACCTGATGAAGAAGCTGGTGGGGGCGCAAACTCTGCCTGTGGACTTCTACATCAAG ATGGCGGAGAGCATGAAGTACCCATTCCGGCAGGGCATGCGGGTGGAGGTGGTGGACCGGAGCCTGGTGAGCCGCACGCGCACGGCCGTGGTGGACGCGGTGATCGGCGGCCGGCTGCGGCTGCTGTACGAGGACGCGGGCCTGGAGGCCGGCGGCGAGGCGCTCGCTGACTTCTGGTGCCACATGTGGAGCCCCCTGCTGCATCCCGTGGGCTGGTCCCGCAAGGTGGGGCACATCATCAAGAGCACAG ACAAGCGTATCGACATGAGCGGCCACCCCACCTTCCGCAAGATTTACTGCGACAGCGTGCCGCATCTTTTTAAGAAG GTGCGGACGGTCTACATGGAGGGGGGGTTCTTTGAGGAGGGGATGAAACTGGAGGCGATCGACCCTTTGAACCTGGGGAATATCTGTGTGGCCACTGTGCGGAAG GTGCTCCTGGACGGATACCTAATGGTGGGCATCGACGGGGTGGAAATCGGGGACGGATCCGACTGGTTCTGCTACCACGCCTCCTCCCACGCCATCCTGCCCGTTGGCTTCTGTGACAAGCACAACATTCCCCTAACGCTGCCCCCTG GGTACGACAGGGTGACTTTCACGTGGGCTAAATACCTGGAAGAGACGGGCGCGAGTGCTGCACCTGCACGCCTCTTTAACACG gACTGCCTGGGCCACGGCTTTGCCGCAGGAATGAAGCTGGAGGCAGTGGATCTGATGGAGCCGCGGCTCATCTGCGTGGCCACCGTGAGGCGCTGTGCCGGCCGCCTCTTACTGCTGCACTTCGATGGCTGGGAGCCCGAGTTCGACCAATGGGTTGACTGCCAGTCTCCTGACATCTACCCCGTGGGCTGGTGCGAGATCACCGGCTACCAGCTGCAGCCGCCCATTGGCTCCG AATCCATCCCAGCTGAAGAAGCACCCAAGAAgcacaaaccactggggaaaaagA AGAAGAGGCTAGTGAAGAAGAAGCTGGCCAGTCTAATCTCCAAAAACCTGCCCCCACCTCGTACCCGCCCAGCTGCCCTGCCCAGTGACCGTCCCAGTGATCGGCCCACCGACGCGCCCTCTGATCAGCCCAGTGACCATCCCAGTGATCGGCCCACCGACGCGCCCTCTAATCAGCCCAGTGATCTGCCCCTGAAGACTGAGCCGGTTGAAGAGGAGA TCATCGCGGTGAAGGTGAAGGAAGAGGAGCTAGAGTCTGAAATCCCCCTCCAGGAGCCCGGGGTCCCAGAAACGTCGCTGGGGGAGGCGAACCAGGAGCCCGCAGAGTGA